In the Arachis hypogaea cultivar Tifrunner chromosome 20, arahy.Tifrunner.gnm2.J5K5, whole genome shotgun sequence genome, AATTTTGACGATGTGTAAAGACTTACGGTGCTACCTGATGAGAAAAATGGCCACACATAAGAGAAAATTGGAGGCTTGTTCTGGTCTATTGGCCCCTGTACAACAGAAAAAACTAGACAAATTTATTAAGCCTAGTGCCAATAAGTGGAGAGCAATTTGGGCTAGAGACAACGACAGAGTTTTATTTGAAGTGTATAGGGAAAACCACAAGGTAGGGGTAAATCTGCATCAAAGGACCTGTACCTGCAACGTTTGGCAACTCACTGGTAATTCTATGTCCTAACTCATTATCTCTATATATTGTACACCTTATTGTTACCATACTAAAATACTGTACTTTGCTTCAGGAATGCCTTGCAGGCATGCCGTTGCAGCCATGTACAAGATTAGGTTGAAGCCAGAGGAGTTTGTGCATAAGTGGCTAACAATGCAATCCATTAGGGACACTTACAAACATTGCATCAAACCTGTGAATAGTGAAGAGTACTGGATTCCATCCACTGCAGTACCATGTGATCCTCCACCAATAAAGAGACCTACATGCTGCCCAAAAATGAAGAGAAAGTTCGATCCAGTTGAAAAAGAAATGCACctgaacaaagcaaagaagacTTTTGAAGTTAGGGACGGACTTAGAGGGGGGCGAGTAGTGGCCTCGGCCCCCCAAAatttttagaaactatatttatatatgagatatgtatttaaaaaaataaaaaatattatataatttagtatttttatatgtattattttttattatgtaatagatttatgtcttaattatttaattcactaatatttttcacttaactaatttaatatcataccctcaagtctttgtaactttcaaattagtttttatataatattttctatatttatataaaaaatcatttgtttattttatattaatatatttaaaatttatattattatattaataattatttgcatagttatattttggtaatcacattatgtactttagatattattttcttatacaaaatacttatttttcttctaaatttatgttgttgaaagaaaaacttttataaaaatatcttatatcttGTATTCTATAAAGGTATTGtgtctttcaaataattaataatttatcatttattttcaaatttttaaaaatttttgaaagaattaattttaattaataagatatgtgattatttttaactaaacacgctataaattattggtactttataattttataatgtactattgatattgttatatttttttatgtaactatcatattaaaaataaaattgtaaaaaaatttaaaattatatatatatatatatatatattgataaattttttgaaaaaccaactctaataactatatgttaattatttttatgaaatgaaaaaaaaattatctaaaattcggCCCCTCCACActaaattttctggatccgtcttGAAGTCACATGCAGTAAGTGTGGACAAACTGGGCATTACTACAAGACCTGCAAAAATGAAGCTAAGGACCCTAACTGGACACCCATGACCAAGAAAGAGAGAAGACCTGCTAAGTTACATATTGTAATTACCAATGACACCAGCCAAAACACACCACAGGTATCTTAGGGTTCGATTTGCCATATTATACATATTGTCAGGGTCTTAAGTGTCTGGTATTTTAATGGTCAAGGTTTGATTTGTCTTATTTAACTATTGGTTACCCATTTCGTTAGGATCGGCCACAAGAGGGCACTAATGTAACTCCACTTCAAATTGACCCTTTGGTAAATATTCTTTCACCCATAGTC is a window encoding:
- the LOC112784929 gene encoding uncharacterized protein isoform X1; the protein is MKKVNTGAWEYLQRFEPAVWTKAYFSHGPKVDNITNNMCEVWNAKIVEYRGKPILTMCKDLRCYLMRKMATHKRKLEACSGLLAPVQQKKLDKFIKPSANKWRAIWARDNDRVLFEVYRENHKVGVNLHQRTCTCNVWQLTGMPCRHAVAAMYKIRLKPEEFVHKWLTMQSIRDTYKHCIKPVNSEEYWIPSTAVPCDPPPIKRPTCCPKMKRKFDPVEKEMHLNKAKKTFEVRDGLRGGRVVASAPQNF